CTCTACTTATTACAGACAAAGGGCCAAATCTTGGTCTTGATCTGTGCCAATCGACTTCAAAAGTTGTGACGTTCTTGAATCAGTTCTGCTAGGGTGAGACCCGAATTTGGATCCCCAACAGTTCTGGAGTATTTCATCCTGGCAGCCTCATTAACATCAGGCTCCTGGGACTGCAACCAACTCAGGGTTATTCAGTCCATTTGAGGTTCACACCTGGAAGGTAAGTTTCTTTAAAAGTCATCACTAAAAAGAGTTAGTTGAACAACCACTGCTTGCAgtcaaaattcactttaaaataccTTAGCAATACCCTTTAAAGACCACAATATActaatttaatatttaactttGAAACATATTCAAGAGAAACAAGTTATCTGATAGATGATACCACCTTATTATAGAGGCATATCCCACTTCATGGCAGATCCAGCtgcattaaaagtaaaaattaatggCAAACTATAGAAATTTTAAGATTATCCACTTCATGCACATGAACCCACACTGCTACACAGTGGTCTTAGGAGATCCCAAGTCGTGTCCTGGTCTTATAGGACATAACTTATCACAGGTTCATGCCATATTTGCTTCTCACTACACAAAAGGGCAAATTCctattgctttgttttcttctacatGAGTACTAAAGGGCTAAGTTAGGAACACTGGAAACTCAGTGATAACTTCAGTTAACTTTGCCGTTAGGCCTCTAATTCAAGCGATGCTCAATTTCAAGGTACAAGAAAAACCACGAGAGTAGAAAGTTGTCATGATACCATTTCCACTCAGATAAAGAGATTTATCAATCTTTAGATACTCCTAATTATTCTTGCCATCTCAACATCTTTGGTATACATgcaggaaaaattaaatttccaGGGTCCCCACCAATGGGATTTTACAGATGTCAGAAAATTACCTGTTTCATCTAGTTCCTTAAATATTCCTctcaaacaaaaagcaaaacaaaaaccactggAAGAAACGGGAAGCATCTGGCTCTAAATGAGAGCATCAAAGGCTATTCAGAAATATGACTTAAGTGCCCACATATAACAAGATGCTCTGGATTACTAATAAGGAAAGGACTCCAAGGGACAGTGGCATaaaaaattctgcttttaaaCAAGTGTTTCCGAACTAaacacctaaaatttataggaCCTTATTTGGCTTATAGATATATATTAGAAGAATTTCCCCTGATAAAGGCTCACGACCTAACTAGTTTTATTAGCAAATTGGAAGTCTAACGGTATAGTTAAAATTCTCACTGTTACATTATTGTTAACTTCAGAACCTGTACTCTTCAGCTTACACCACAGTGACTCTTGTAGTGGGAAGAGAATGGGTTTTGGAGTCAGCCAGGCCTGAGAGTGAATTCTGGCTCTACCTCTCAATTACCAGATGACTTCAGACGcagcacttaacctctctgagccttagttcccTTCTTTgtcaaagagaaaatatcttaaaGGCTTATTGTgtagattaaatgatataatgtacacaaaaggcactcaacaaatgtgaGTTCTCTGAACTGTTTCTGTAACCCAGATCTGCTTACACTTGATTAAAAACAATATTCTCATTAACAAACTgagtttgttgttgttctctCAGAAGGAACAAGTTGGTTGGAATCACACATGAACCTCTGGCCTaagctaaagaaataaattactaaaatttaaaCCTTTTGGATACTGTCCTGACAGCAAACAGGTGGCTTTAGCCTCCTCTATGCAGGATGGGTCTCTTTCAAGGGAACTAAATGGAATCTCTTAACCACACCCACCCCACTCTCACCTCCAGTTTTTAAAAGGCTGAGTACCGTGCTCGGTCCACATACGGCTCCCGCTCATACCGGGCCATGTCATAGAGAGAATTCCGTGCAGCTGCTGAAGCCTGAGACAGCTCACTCTCTGGCCCATAACCGTAGCCCTCTCCAACTGTGGGGAGCACAGCTGCAGCACGACGCAGAGGGCTCCTGTCCCTTCCATAATAGGAGGAAGTGGTGGCAGCGGCAGCAGCCATAGCAGCTGAGGTGGCAGTGGCACCTGAGTTCGGCAACAGGTGTCTGTCATAGGGATCTACAGAAGTGGAGTTGAGGTGACTGGTCACAGCTGTGCTCTGGACTTGAGGCAGATGGGACATGGTCTGCTCTGCGTAGTTGTACGCGGaagctgccgccgccgctgccacTGCCTCATAAGAGCGGACCCGGTAACGCTTATAGTAGTCGAGTGCTCCATATGCATCGTTGTAATACATGGATTCCCCGTAGCCCATGGTGTAGGGCGTGCGCACTGCTCCATACTGTTCGTTATACTGCTCGGTAAAGTCCGCCACACGACCTGTACGATCCACTGGGCACTCTTTGGACCAGTGCCCCTCTTTCCCACACCGATAGCAGCCACTCTGGTCTCCCATCCCAGGGGCAGTCCGAAGTCGGCTTGTGGACAACTGCACGTGCATTCTTTTGCCTTGAGGAAATAGACGTAAGAATTATTATAATTCACTGACAATCTATCCTTCCCCAAATGAAAGTAAACTAGTTGGTAgcagacacacatacatacacacactcctgCAACCCTGTTTCAGCAATCCCCTCCAAAAGAAGCTCAAGTTTTAATACAGGTGAGAGCTAGAGAAAATCTGAGTTCTCAGAGACCAGTCAATACTTTCTACTTACACCAGGTAGACTGGATTCTCTACTTCTGTCTCCACAACTCTCCTTCCTTCCAACCCCAGCACAGAAATTGAAAAAGTTTCCACTTTTCACTGCTAAGACTGTTATTAATTGTTATTAACGATTCAAAATGTGTCAATTCTTCCAAATTAAATAGCCAACAAAACCTCCGTTATGCTAAATTTGGAAAGCATCTTACCAACCTCTCACTGATTTACTCAGGGCCACATGAGGCCTGAGCATTTACTGTAGCTTAAACACAACAGCAATCTTTTGTCCATCTTGTTTCCTCCAGCCATTTTTGCAGGTGTCACCAGTGGCTATGCTGGCTTCACAAATCATACCTAACTCACCATATGCTTCCTCTCCAGTACCTCTAGGAGTTATAAGATCCTCCAGGTTTCAACCCGACCCCCACTTTTCTCAGCAAGGGTGAATCCATGCCTACTGTGGCAAAGAAAACTACTTGACCAAGGTCTCTCAACAGCAAGAATTAGAAAGATCTTGAAGCAGTACTGTTTCTTAGGCACAGTGTGTTCCCGTGTAGTGGAATGATCACCATTTCATCCTGCCATGTAGCTTATAATTCTTTAGAGGATTATATACTTGCTAGGAAAAGGTAGCATTTGCCTAAAGGCTTCTGGGCACCCATACACACAAGCCACATCCATACTTCCAGGAAATGACCAGCACTAGGAACAGCTAAGAGAAGAAACAATCTTTGCCCTGGGCTTGTGTACCACCAAGCCCAGGGACCCTTACTGATGAAAGCATCCAAGGTCTTTAAAAGCAGTTTGAGAGGACTATTCTTGGCAGTATTTAGTTCCAAACTGCCTAAGACTTTGGAGATCAAGTCAATGCTTTTCAAATTGTAGCCAAAAGACAGCCAGTACAGACGGTAGAGAACAGGGGCTTCGCGTCACACTTAAGGGCTGCTCAGAACAAATCCCCCCTCTGTGATCAGCAAGTTGCTCTCTCTTTAACAGACCTTGTTCTGGATGCAGCTATGCGATAGGAGGCCTCGTGCTCCACCATCCTGTTGGAAACAGCCCGATTCAGGACGGCAGCCAGAACAGCGCAATGCACTGACCCTGAGAGGGGAGCGGGTTAGTGCAGTAACATCACTTTAGTCAAACTCAGTTCTGCCCAATGTCTAAGATTCCTACTACCCAGTTTCTAGTAGTTGCCACCTCCAACTTAAAACCCTTTATTTGGCAGAAATAAAGGTGCTCAGGTTTTTACTTCCAGCTGCTAACAGAGACGCAGCATCCACCATCACCACTGACACAGTCAACGGATAGCAAATGGCAGTAATTCTCTGAAAGCAGCATTTAGCCACCCCATTGTTTTCAGAGATTTAAATACTCCCATTCTAATTCTTAGAAGTTATTAACGGCCACATACTAACTATGCTTAGAACAGAAATACACAGATTTTTGTCCCAATTTATTTCCCAAAAGTAGAGTTCTCTATAACACAGAATGGAGGATTCAAGTGACTTGGCTTTCAAGTATGCACAGTGACATTAATCTGTGTGAGAGACGTAACACTGTGCTCCAATTCTGATGATGGAGTAACCATGCCAATCTAAAAGGGAGCAATCCAGAGACAtccataaatacatttttaaggaaaaaatttcaatttaactTGCTCTTTTATAGATTCTGAGTCCATTTTTTTGAGTAACAAAACTCGGTGATTTTTCCTTGATGCTTCTATTACTACATCAAATCTTTATCCCTGCTTTATTTAGAGAGTGCAACTCATAAGTTTATAAACATCTGTGACAAAATCTACTTTGGCAGCAGCTGTGAAAAGGAGTCAGGTAAAAAATTTTTTACCTAGAACTAAAAGACCTGTCATAGAAGTGAAGCTCCTTTCACTCAGTCCTTCCAAAGATTCTAACTAGGCTTTTAATTGAAATCCCCTAAAGCTGTTACAATAAGAGAGACACAGTGCTTCTCTATTACCTCAAGGAACCAGGGCAAAGAAAACGGAAAGAAAATTCAATTCTACCACTCCACCACACTTGGAGAGGCCGAAAGCTTAAAGATTTTCTGAGACCTCCAAAAGTGACTGAAATGGGCTGCCAACATTTTCCAGAAAACCAGCCCAATAAAagtgttttcttctgaaagctggaacagaaaaagtattaaaatactGCAAGGTGGGCAACGTGGGGTCCCAAGTGCTGAGCTCCTATCACGTGCCAGGATCCAGAGAAGGCTGGGGATGTAGCTGATAGACAACAGTACTCCAATTTAATGCTTGTTTACACATCAGAAGAACGAGACACTGAACGCTTACACATCATTCCCAATTCAGCTGCAGAAGTGTTCCCTGGGAACAGTGTCTTTGGGGTCTTCCAGTGCAGATGGTTTGCTAACTCAATATCGGGTCAGTTCAGTGCGGCTTGTGGAGAGGAGACATCCTGAAAGACCCAGGTAAACTCAGATCCTGCTGCTTCCTTTTGGAAGGCATACAATTCAGAAGCCCTAAATGGCAGCCATTAACATAGCAAGATTCAAAAGATGTCCACAGTGGCACTCTGAAGAGGCCACCTTCTTTAGGAGATGACTGAAAAAGCTTTATTGAAAAATATGACAAATTGGTAcctagattttattttctgtaaaactgCAACTTATTATCCAATGCTAAactttctctggaaaaaaaacTTTGGTTATACAAATATCTTTATGTATAACTCAGAGCGCTTTCTCCAGAGGGCCCAGCCTAAGAACATGAAAACCAAAtaaaggatttttcttttccagggaTGACGGTTTAAAAACTCTTCACGGATCACTGCTTTACTCAGACATCCACTTCCTCAAGTAATTAAACCTGCTTTATTAAAACACACTCTCCTCCCAAGCCAACTCCCCCGACAATGAACTCAACTCACTTCCGTATACATATTTTTGCCCCTTTCATTCGATTGTATATTAAAATGTAAGGACACGCAGTATTACATTATTAGAATATCTCTGCAGTTTGTACCTTTTCCCAcattctttttacattttgcttGTTACCTGTCAGAACTCCTCCCCACTGTCCGCTCATGATCCCTTCcatcaaatgaaataattagaATACTTTCTAAAGCTG
This sequence is a window from Equus caballus isolate H_3958 breed thoroughbred chromosome 12, TB-T2T, whole genome shotgun sequence. Protein-coding genes within it:
- the RBM4B gene encoding RNA-binding protein 4B, yielding MVKLFIGNLPREATEQEIRSLFEQYGKVLECDIIKNYGFVHIEDKTAAEDAIRNLHHYKLHGVNINVEASKNKSKASTKLHVGNISPTCTNQELRAKFEEYGPVIECDIVKDYAFVHMERAEDAVEAIRGLDNTEFQGKRMHVQLSTSRLRTAPGMGDQSGCYRCGKEGHWSKECPVDRTGRVADFTEQYNEQYGAVRTPYTMGYGESMYYNDAYGALDYYKRYRVRSYEAVAAAAAASAYNYAEQTMSHLPQVQSTAVTSHLNSTSVDPYDRHLLPNSGATATSAAMAAAAATTSSYYGRDRSPLRRAAAVLPTVGEGYGYGPESELSQASAAARNSLYDMARYEREPYVDRARYSAF